In the genome of Hyalangium ruber, the window AGAAGGCGGCCAACGGCAACGGCCAGCTCACCATGGACGTGCAGCCGGCGGCCCCGGCGCCCACGCCCCGGGAGGAGCCGGCCGCCCCCGCCGAGCCGGCGGCGCGTCCGCGCAGCGCGTCCACGGTGGTGGCCTTCGGCCCCAACAAGGGCAAGACGGCCTCGGAGCTCAGCGATGAGGAGCTGAGCGAGACCATCGAGCTGGCCCAGGAGAAGCTGATGGAGCAGCCCAAGGCGAAGTGGGCCAAGGCGATGCGCGAGAACCTGGCGGCGCTGGAGGCGGAGACGGAGCTGCGCTGCCGTGTCCCCACGGCGCCGAAGAAGGAAGCGTCCGTCGAGGCGTAAGGGCCTGGAAACACGAACGCCGTGCCGGGGAAGCCCTGGCACGGCGTTTTTTTGCGCCCAGAGGGACTTGAACCCCCAACCCTCGGCTTCGAAGGCCGATGCTCTATCCAGTTGAGCTATAGGCGCTTACGGGAGCTAAAGGAGGGCGGCCAACCGGGATCGAACCGGTAACCTCTGGAGTCACAGTCCAGCGCTCTAACCAGTTGAGCTATGGCCGCCGTTACTGCACGGTGCTGCGAAAAACGGCGGCTTCCCTATCGTGGAAGCCGGAGCCATTCAAGGCCCAAATGATCCTAAGCCGGACAGCTGCGCCCCAGGCAGGGCTCGAACCTGCGACCCCCGGCTTAGAAGGCCGGTGCTCTATCCAGCTGAGCTACTGGAGCCTGTATGTCCGGTGCTACTCAGTCGGGGCGAGAGGATTCGAACCTCCGACCCCCTGCGCCCAAGGCAGGTGCGCTACCAGGCTGCGCTACGCCCCGATGAGACGGACATTCTTGTGACATCGCGGACGGACGCGCAAGGTGAACTTGGCTGACGGTGTCATCCACCTGCCTGGAGGCTCAACAGCGCGGCCCGCATCTTCCGGAAGGCCTCCCCCCGGTGGGAAATCCCTGATTTCTCCTCCGAGGTGAGCTCCGCCATCGTCTTGCCCAAGGCCGGAATGAAGAAGACCGGGTCGTAGCCGAAGCCATGCGCCCCCCGGGGGCCGGTGAGGATACGCCCCTCGCACCGCCCCACCTCGATGCGGACGCCCCCATTCGGAAGGGCCAGGCACAGGGCGCACCGAAACGAGGCCGTGCGCCGCTCCTCCGGCAGCCCCGAGAGCTCCCCGAGCAGCTTCTCGTAGCGCGCGCGGTCGTCGCCTTCCGCGTAGCGCGCCGAGTGAACCCCGGGCCGTCCCCCCAGTGCGTCCACGCACAGCCCCGAGTCGTCCGCCAGGGCGGGCAGTCCGGTGGCCTGGGCATAGGCGCGGGCCTTCTTCTCCGCGTTGGCCTCGAAGGTCTCCCCGTCCTCCACCGGCTCGGGCACGGGGGGCAGGTCCTTGAGGGACACCACCTCCACCGCGTCGCCCACCAGTTGGCGAAGCTCCTTCAGCTTGCCCGCGTTGGTGGTGGCGAAGAGGAGGCGAGGCGTCATCCCAGCACCTTCGCCTGGGCCTCGGTGAGCTTCTGGATGGCCGCCAGGCCCCCGTCGAGCATCGAGTCCAGCATCTTGCGGTCGAAGAGCTTGTGCTCGGCCGTGCCCTGCACCTCGACGATGCGCCCATCCCCGGTGGCTACCAGGTTCAGGTCCACGTCGGCGCTCGAGTCCTCCTCGTAATCGAGGTCCACCCGCACCTCACCGCCCACCACTCCCACGGAGACCGCGGCCAGCGGGGTGAGCTTCGGCATCTTCGACATGACGCCCCGGCTGTTCAGGTTGCGCATCGCCAGCACCAGCGCCACGTAGGCCCCGGTGATGGAGGCGGTGCGCGTGCCTCCGTCCGCCTGGATGACGTCGCAGTCGAGCGTGAAGGTGCGCGGCCCCATCGCCGCCAGGTCCACCGCCGCGCGCATGGAGCGGCCAATGAGGCGCTGGATCTCCATGGTCCGGCCGCTCTGCTTGCCCTTGGCCGCCTCGCGCGGCGAGCGGGTGTGCGTGGAGCGCGGCAGCATCCCGTACTCGGCCGTCACCCAGCCGGTGCCCTTGCCCATCAGGTGCGGCGGTACCCGCTCCTCCACCGAGCAGGTGACGAGCACGCGCGTGTGGCCGAACTCCACCTGCGCGGAGCCCTCGGCATGACGGGAGACTCCCGGGGTGAGGGTGACGGGACGAAGATCCAGCACACCACGTTGGAAGGACCGCACGGGAGCTCCTCGGGCTAGAGAGAGCCGCTGTCTAGCAGAGGCGCCCGGGCCCCGTTCAAGGAGAAGCGGGGGCTGCTACCGCGGGGGCCTCCTCGGCCTGTTCAGGCGCCGCCACGGCGGGGGCCGAGTCGCGCTTGCGCTGCTCCCCCAGGAAGCCCTTCACCCCCTCGGTGATGGCGGTGGCGAGCTTCTCCTGGTACTCGCCGTTGCCCAACCGAGTGCCCTCTGTCGGGTGGGAGATATAACCCACCTCGATGAGGACGGCCGGAGCGCCCACGCCCACCAGGACGAAGAAGGGCGCCTGGTGGACGCCCCGGTCCGAGGCTCCCGTGGCCGGAATGAGCTGCTGGTGGATGGCATAGGCCAGGCGCGAGGAGCCCTCGTGGGCCTCCATGCGCACCAGGTCGTTGAGGATGAGGTTCAGCGTGGAGTCGTCCTGGACGGCCTGGGCCTGGGGCGCCTCCGCGTTCTCGCGGGCCGCCACGGCGCGCGCGGCCTCACCCGAGGCGGACGCGGACAGGAAGTACGTCTCGATGCCCTCGATGCGCTCTCGCAGCTTCCGCGTGGGCATGGAGTTGGCGTGGATGGAGAGGAACAGGTCCGGCCGCTTGCGGTTGGCGAACTCCACGCGCGTGGGCAGGGGCAGCGTGCCGTCCTTCTCGCGGGTGAGGAACACCTGCGCCCCCACCTCCTTCTCCAGCTTCGTGCGCAGCCGCTTGGCGATCTGCAGCACGACTTCCTTCTCCTGCAGCGTCCCGGGTCCCTTGGCTCCCTCCTGGGAGCCACCGTGTCCAGGATCGATGACGATGCGCAGGCCGCGCTCAGCGGCGCGAGCGGACGGAGCCAGGAGCAGCAGCACGAGAGGGACGAGGGTGCGAAGCGTCATGCCGCCCCCGATGCTATCGGAGGCCGGGCCCAGGGGTGAATCCCCGGACTCCTACCTCAACCCACCACGTCGATTCCGGGACGGCCTCGCTGCACCTCGCCGATGAGGGCGACATCCACCCCTGCCTTCTCCAGGGCGAGGAGGGCCTTGCGGATGTCGCGCGCGGGCACGGAGGCCAGGAGCCCTCCGTTGGTCTGCGCGTCCGCGAGCACCCACTGAATCTCCTCGGGAAGTCCCTCGGGGAACCGTACGTGCTTGTGGACGTGGGCGAGGTTGGCCTTGGTCCCCCCGGGCACCACGCCCTGCGAGGCCAGCGCCGGCACTTCCTGGATGATGGGGATGCGCTCCAGCGACAGCACGCCCCGGGTCTTGGAGCCCTTCATCATCTCCAGCAGGTGCCCCAGCAAGCCGAAGCCCGTCACGTCCGTGAGCGCGTTCACCTTGAACTTCCCCGAGGCGAACGTCTCTCCCGCGGCGCGGTTGAGCGCGGACATCACCCCCACCACGCGCTTCATCAGCGCCTTGGAGGCCACGCCCCGTTTGATGGCCGTGGTGGCGATGCCCGAACCCAGCGGCTTGGTGAGCAGCAGCACATCACCCGGCTTCGCGCCCGAGTTGGTGAGCACCTTCTTGGGGTGAACCACGCCGGTGACGGCCATGCCGTACTTCGGCTCGGGGTCCTGCACGCTGTGGCCGCCCAGAATGGGGATGCCCGCCTCGTCCGCCTTGGACTGCCCGCCGGCGAGGATCTTCGAGAGCATCTTCAGCGGCAGTTCCTTGGGGAAGCCCACCAGGTTGAGCGCGAACAGCGGCCGCGCTCCCATCGCGTAGATGTCCGACAGCGCGTTGGCCGCGGCGATGGCGCCGAACTGGAACGGGTCGTCCACCACCGGCGGGAAGAAGTCGACCGTCTCCACCACCGCCAGCCCGGGCGTGAGGCGATACACGGCCGCGTCGTCGTTGGTGGAGAAACCCACCAACGCCTGAGGTGCCTTCGCGGTCTTCAAGCGGCGCAGGACCTGCGCCAGATCGGCGGGCCGGATTTTAGCCGCTCAGCCCGCACAGTGACTGAGCTCCGTCAACCGCTTGGGCTTGGGCTGCAGGGTGTCGGCCATGGTCTATCCCGCCTGGATGTACTCGCGCTTGACGAGCTGCATGACCGCCTCGGCCGTCAGAACGTCGTCCTGGTCCGAGTGGTCCAGCACGCCCTGGAGCGAGCCGTAGTTGTGGATGAGTTGCAGGATGTCGAGCAGCTCCGGCGTCAGCTCCTTGAGCGGCGCCGTCATCGGCTGCGCCAGCCGCATCGGCTGGGCCAGGTCCGGCAGGTTCGGCTGGATGCGCTTGAACTCGTCCAGCTGCCGAAGCGCGTCCATCAGCAGCGCCTCGGTGGACGAGTCCAGCTCCACCATGAACTCCTGGTTGTCGGCCGGGCGCAGCTCGAAGTCGCCCACTTCCCAGGTGATGATGCGGTTGAAGCTCTTCTGCGGCCCCAGGTTGTGGTTCTCGTCGATGACCGCGTAGTACACGCGGCCCTGGCGCAGGTAGATCTTCCCCTCCTGGGAGCTGCTGATGACCAGCACGCCGTTCTTCTTCGACGTGTGGAACAGCTGCAGCAAGTCAGGCAGCGGAATCTCCTCGATCTTCCCCGTCATGGACGAAGTCTTGGTGGAGCGCGCCGCCTGAGCCGCGGCCGCCTCCTCCAGCTTCTGCTTCGCCATGCTCTCGTCCACGTTGGCCGAGTCGGCGCCCTGGTGGATGAGCTTGAGGATCG includes:
- a CDS encoding XTP/dITP diphosphatase, encoding MTPRLLFATTNAGKLKELRQLVGDAVEVVSLKDLPPVPEPVEDGETFEANAEKKARAYAQATGLPALADDSGLCVDALGGRPGVHSARYAEGDDRARYEKLLGELSGLPEERRTASFRCALCLALPNGGVRIEVGRCEGRILTGPRGAHGFGYDPVFFIPALGKTMAELTSEEKSGISHRGEAFRKMRAALLSLQAGG
- the rph gene encoding ribonuclease PH — its product is MRSFQRGVLDLRPVTLTPGVSRHAEGSAQVEFGHTRVLVTCSVEERVPPHLMGKGTGWVTAEYGMLPRSTHTRSPREAAKGKQSGRTMEIQRLIGRSMRAAVDLAAMGPRTFTLDCDVIQADGGTRTASITGAYVALVLAMRNLNSRGVMSKMPKLTPLAAVSVGVVGGEVRVDLDYEEDSSADVDLNLVATGDGRIVEVQGTAEHKLFDRKMLDSMLDGGLAAIQKLTEAQAKVLG
- a CDS encoding N-acetylmuramoyl-L-alanine amidase family protein; this translates as MTLRTLVPLVLLLLAPSARAAERGLRIVIDPGHGGSQEGAKGPGTLQEKEVVLQIAKRLRTKLEKEVGAQVFLTREKDGTLPLPTRVEFANRKRPDLFLSIHANSMPTRKLRERIEGIETYFLSASASGEAARAVAARENAEAPQAQAVQDDSTLNLILNDLVRMEAHEGSSRLAYAIHQQLIPATGASDRGVHQAPFFVLVGVGAPAVLIEVGYISHPTEGTRLGNGEYQEKLATAITEGVKGFLGEQRKRDSAPAVAAPEQAEEAPAVAAPASP
- the selD gene encoding selenide, water dikinase SelD encodes the protein MADTLQPKPKRLTELSHCAGUAAKIRPADLAQVLRRLKTAKAPQALVGFSTNDDAAVYRLTPGLAVVETVDFFPPVVDDPFQFGAIAAANALSDIYAMGARPLFALNLVGFPKELPLKMLSKILAGGQSKADEAGIPILGGHSVQDPEPKYGMAVTGVVHPKKVLTNSGAKPGDVLLLTKPLGSGIATTAIKRGVASKALMKRVVGVMSALNRAAGETFASGKFKVNALTDVTGFGLLGHLLEMMKGSKTRGVLSLERIPIIQEVPALASQGVVPGGTKANLAHVHKHVRFPEGLPEEIQWVLADAQTNGGLLASVPARDIRKALLALEKAGVDVALIGEVQRGRPGIDVVG
- a CDS encoding FHA domain-containing protein gives rise to the protein MSTPSGTAKAFALKFISGKYQGGEFPLKSDKQIVIGRSSELDMVLVEDMVSRKHAKILVSQGSITIEDLGSTNGTFVNGEKVKQARLKEGDRILIGTSILKLIHQGADSANVDESMAKQKLEEAAAAQAARSTKTSSMTGKIEEIPLPDLLQLFHTSKKNGVLVISSSQEGKIYLRQGRVYYAVIDENHNLGPQKSFNRIITWEVGDFELRPADNQEFMVELDSSTEALLMDALRQLDEFKRIQPNLPDLAQPMRLAQPMTAPLKELTPELLDILQLIHNYGSLQGVLDHSDQDDVLTAEAVMQLVKREYIQAG